One window from the genome of Magnolia sinica isolate HGM2019 chromosome 4, MsV1, whole genome shotgun sequence encodes:
- the LOC131244246 gene encoding uncharacterized protein LOC131244246: protein MASKLTLKLLVEKSTGKVFFGEAEKDFVDFLFSLLVVPIGYAAKLLSKQNRVGCTATLYKSLENLPVAHLEPHFDKNALLNPKISIPNSGPDPSLLLQDGASTTLKLYSCSSCNYHGYVTEVEGTLCPICKKKMVVEVFNVGPTTAASGSDGGRGCVKGVATYMVMDDLVVTPMSTISSIAVLNKLNVREVSAVEERVVEVGMDEALALLKASLESKTVLNDVFGAKLKPPKSAYLARLELEFAE from the exons ATGGCATCCAAGCTAACCTTAAAGCTTCTGGTAGAAAAGAGCACAGGCAAGGTGTTTTTTGGAGAGGCTGAAAAAGACTTCGTTGATTTTCTCTTCAGCCTCTTAGTAGTGCCAATCGGCTACGCAGCAAAGCTCCTCTCAAAGCAAAACAGGGTAGGATGCACTGCAACTCTCTACAAGAGCCTTGAAAATCTCCCTGTTGCTCACTTAGAACCCCACTTTGACAAAAATGCCCTCCTTAACCCCAAGATTTCCATTCCAAATAGCGGTCCAGATCCTTCCCTTCTGTTGCAAGATGGTGCTTCCACCACATTAAAGCTCTACTCATGCAGCAGCTGCAACTATCACGGCTATGTTACGGAAGTAGAGGGCACCTTGTGTCCTATTTGCAAGAAGAAAATGGTCGTTGAGGTTTTCAATGTTGGACCTACAACAGCAGCGTCGGGATCGGACGGTGGACGAGGGTGCGTGAAGGGTGTGGCGACTTATATGGTGATGGACGATTTGGTGGTGACTCCCATGTCTACCATTTCAAGCATTGCTGTACTAAACAAGTTGAATGTCAGAGAAGTGAGTGCAGTCGAGGAGAGGGTTGTGGAAGTCGGCATGGATGAG GCTTTGGCTCTTCTAAAGGCTTCTTTGGAGTCAAAGACAGTTCTCAATGACGTTTTTGGAGCAAAGTTGAAACCACCGAAGTCAGCGTACCTTGCGCGCCTAGAATTAGAATTTGCAGAATAG